The Streptomyces armeniacus genomic interval GTCGTCAAGGCCTGCGACGGAAGTGACGCCCAGAAGTGGCTCGCGACCCCGGACGACGGCGGCGGCACCAGCTGGTGGCAGTACCGCCCCAAGACCGCCGAGGATCTCGCGATGACCCTCAACCGCTATCAGGGCAGCGGCGCCTGGGACACCCTCTACCTCGACACCGCCTACAAGTACCCGAGCACCGACCGGCTGTGGAAGTTCGAGCCCAACTCCTGACGGCACGCCCCGCCCCGGCCCGGCCGGGGCCCGCATGCCCTCACCCGGGTGCCTCGTACGGGTGGGGGCATGCGCCTGGCCCGCGCGTGCCCGTGCTCGCGATCCCCGCGGTCCCGCGAGCCGCCGCCGGCCGTGACAGCCGCCGGGCCCGGACGGCCACCGGCCCGGACAGCCGCTAGTCCAGGTAGCCGCGCAGCTGGTCCGCGAAGGCGTGGTCGCGCAGCTTGTTGAGGGTCTTCGACTCGATCTGCCGGATGCGTTCGCGCGTGACGCCGAAGATGCGCCCTATCTCCTCCAGCGTGCGGGGTCTGCCGTCGGCCAGCCCGTAGCGGAGCTGTACGACCTTGCGTTCGCGCTCGCCGAGCGTGGACAGCACCGCCTCCAGGTGCTCGCGGAGCAGCAGGAACGCGGCCGACTCCACGGGTGAGGGCGCGTCGCCGTCCTCGATCAGGTCGCCGAGGTTGACGTCGTCTTCCTCGCCGACCGGCGCGTGCAGCGACACCGGCTCCTGGGCGAGCCGCAGCACCTCGGTGACGCGTTCCTCGGTCAACTCCAGGTGCGCCGCGACCTCTTCGGCCGTCGGCTCCTGGCCGCGCTCCTGGAGCATGCGGCGCTGCACCCGTACGACGCGGTTGATCAGCTCGACGACGTGCACCGGGACGCGGATCGTACGGGCCTGGTCGGCGAGCGCGCGTGACATGGCCTGCCGGATCCACCAGGTCGCGTACGTCGAGAACTTGTAGCCGCGCGCGTAGTCGAACTTCTCCACCGCGCGTATCAGCCCGAGGTTGCCCTCCTGTACGAGGTCCAGCATGGTCAGGCCGCGGCCCACATAGCGTTTGGCGACGGAGACGACGAGCCGGAGGTTGGCCTCGATGAGGCGGCGCTTGGCCATCCGGCCGAGCACCACGATCTTGTCGAGGTCCAGGGCGAGCTGCGTGTCCAGGTCGCCGGCCGAGCTCAGCCGCTCCTCGGCGAACAGTCCCGCCTCGACGCGGCGTGCCAGCTCGACCTCGTCGGCGGCGGACAGCAGCGGAATGCGGCCGATCTCGCGCAGGTACTGGCGGAACAGGTCGGCGGAGGGCCCGCTGCCCACCCCCGTACCGGGCTTCGCGGCCGGTTGCGCGTCCGGGTCCGGCTCCGGGTGGCCGGCCTGCGGCGGTACGGTCTCGGGGTACGGCGGCAGGTCGGCCGGCGCGGAGTGCGCGGCCGGCGGAGAGACCGCCGTGGCGGCGGGGGCGGCGTCGGTCAGGGTCTGGGTCTGCACGGGGGCGACCTCCAAGGTGATCGCTGCCGGTTCGGGGGCGGCGTGCGGAACTCCGGGAACGGTCGCGGCCAAGCCGCGCCCCGTCCCGTGAACGATGTGCGGATCCGCGGGGGGCTGTGGCCCCTCCCGGCCAGCACCGCCGCGCTCCGATGACTCAGGCACCGCTCACCAGTGTGGAGTACGACACACTCCCGCCACGAGAGTCGTGCGCGCAGTTTTTGCCGTACGCGTTCACCCGCTGCTCACGTTCCCCCGCGGAGGGTGTTCCCCTGCAGCGCAGGGGCCCCGTGCCGCGCAGGAGACGGCGCCCGCCCCGTCGGAACGGGGCGGGCGCGGGCGCCGCGGGTCGCGGGTCGCGGGCGGCGCGTTACGGTGCGCGGGCGGCGGCCGTGGCCGCCGTGACCGCTGCCGTCACGTCACGTCACGTCACGTCACGGCTTGAACGCGCTGCTCAGGCCGTACCGCCAGAGCTGGTCCACGCGGGCGCTCTCCTGCGGGTTCGGGCGGGCGTTGGTGCAGGACGGGCCGGGGCCGCCGCCGGACATCAGCTCGCTGCACGGGCCCTGGTAGTGGTCGGGCAGACCGAGGATGTGGCCGGTCTCGTGCGAGACGATCCGCAGCGAGTTGTACTGCTGGCTCTGCCGGTAGTCGATGAAGACGTAGCCGTGGCCACGGCCGTCGGTCTGCGCGTAGCTGCCGCGCGGGCTGTTGCCCTCGCGGTACGAGAAGTCGCCGCTGCCCGCGGTCTCCTGCAGCTTCACGTTGTTGACCGAGGAGTTCCAGATCTGGGTGCTCTGGGATATCTGGCCCTGGTATCTGGGCGCGGCGCTGTCGTTGTACGTGATGGTGACGGCCTGGATGCCGGGCTTGGCCGCCTGCTTCTTCGCGGCGATCTTCTGGATCGCCGCGAACACCTTGCTGTGCTCGGCCCGCTGGGCGGCCGTGCCGCCGCCGGTGTAGGCGGCCGTCACGGAGTTCGCGGACGCGTGCGGCGCGGACGCCTTGGGTGCGGCGGGGGGCGCTGCGGTGGTCGCGGCGGGCGCCGCGGCCAGGCTCGCGACCGCCAAGCCGAGACCGAGTGCGGTGGAGAGCGCAGTCCTGGAGCGTTTCACGGGGGGTGTTCCTCTCGTCTCCGTGGGGGGTGGCCGCAGAACGAGGGGTGTGCGTGCGCGTGTGCGTGTGCGCGGTGGGAGGTGCCGGCGCCTGCGTCTCGTGGGGAGTTCGGTTACCGCAGAGTGTCGGGGAGGCGACCCGCTGTGCGGAGATGTCAACGGGCGATAGGACCCGGGGATCGCGCGCCCGCGCTCAGAGCGCCGCGGCGCCCCGCTCGCGCAGCCCGCGCCCGTACTGCTGCAGCTCCCACAGCTGCGCCCGCACCGGCGCCGAGCCCTCGTAGTCCCGCCGCGCCTCCATCCGCAGGGCGTTGCCTTCCAGTTCGGCGATACGGGCGTTCACCGCCGCCAGCCGTACGGCGACCAGCTGCTCCCCCGCGTACGTCTCGTCCGGCTGCCGCGAGATGCGCGGCGCCTCGACGGCCAGCTCGGTGATGAGCGAGCGCACGGTGTCGTCCGGCGCCGCGTCCCGTACGCGCGTCAGGAAGTCGCCGTCGGCGTCCGTCACGCCCCCCGCCGCCTCGATCGCCTGCCGCAGCACGGCGTACGGCGGCGCGGTGAACTCGTCGGCACCGTACGCGTCGAAGGCCGGGGCGACCAGCTCGGGGCGCTGGAGGGCGAGTTTCAGCAGCTCCCGCTCCACCCGGTGGGCGGGGCTGCGGAGGTTGAGCGCCGGGCCGCCGCCGGGGCCGTACTGCGGGGACTGCGGCTGCTGTGACTGCTGCTGCGGCCGCTGCTGCGACTGCGCGTACGGGCCGGCGGCCTGGCCGCCGGGCCCCGTCCCGCGCTGCGGGCCGCCGGGCGGCCGGGAGCCGCGCTCCCGCGCCCAGCGCGCGAGCTGTGCCACGCGCTGCACCACGAACTGCGTGTCCATGATGCCGAGCAGCCCCGCCAGCCGTACGGCGTGCTCGTGCTGGATCGCGGCGTCCTTGATCCGCGCCACGATCGGCGCCGCCTCCTCCAGCGCCGCCGAACGCCCCTCCGCCGTATCGAGGTTGTGCTGCTCCACCACGGACCGGATCGCGAACTCGAACAGCAGCGTCCGCCCCTCCACCAGCTCCCGTACGGCCTCGTCGCCCTTGGCGAGCCGCAGCTCGCAGGGGTCCATGCCGCCGGGCGTGATGGCGATCGACGTACGCGCCGCGAACTTCTGGTCGTCCTCGAACGCCCGCAGCGCCGCCTTCTGCCCCGCCGCGTCGCCGTCGAAGGTGAAGACGACCTCCGAGCGGGAGTTGTCCATCAGCACCCGGCGCAGGATCTTGACGTGGTCGCCGCCGAACGACGTGCCGCACGTCGCGATGGCGCCCGTGACCCCGGCCAGATGGCAGGCCATCACGTCCGTGTACCCCTCGACGACGACCGCGCGGCCCGCCTTGGCGATCTCGCGCTTGGCGAGGTCGATGCCGTACAGGACCTGCGATTTGTGGTAGATGGCCGTTTCGGGGGTGTTGAGGTACTTCGGCCCGTTGTCGTCCTCGCGGAGCTTGCGGGCACCGAAGCCCACCACCTCGCCCGTGATGTCCCGGATCGGCCACAGCAGCCTGCCCCGGAACCGGTCGATGGGCCTGCCGCTACGGCTGTCCTGGGCCAGCCCGGACAGCACCATCTCCTTGTCCGAAAAGCCCTTGCCGCGCAGGAAACGCACCAGGTGGTCCCAGCCCGCCGGGGCGTAACCCACCCCGAAGTGCCGCGCCGCCTCCGCGTCGAAGCCGCGCTCGGCCAGGAACCGCCGGCCCACCTCGGCCTCCGCGCCGTCCAGCTGCTCGGCGTAGAACCGCGCGGCGATCCGGTGCGCCTCCACCAGCCGGGTCCGCTCCCCCTGCTGGCTGGCCCGGCCGTAACCCCCCTCCTCGTACCGGAGGGTGATCCCGGCCTGCGCGGCCAGCCGCTCCACGGACTCGGAGAAGGACAGGTGGTCGACCTTCATCACGAAGTCGAGGGTGTCCCCGCCCTCCTGGCAGCCGAAGCAGTGGTACAGGCCCTTGCTGGGGCTGACGGTGAACGACGGCGACTTCTCGTCGTGGAACGGGCACAGGCCCTTGAGATTGCCCCCGCCCGCGTTGCGGAGCTGGAGATACTCGGAGACGACGGCGTCGATCGGAACCGCGTTCCGCACCGCCTTCACGTCTTCGTCGTTGATCCTTCCCGCCACGCAGGGAAGTCTACGGTGGGCCGCCGACAGCGGGAGCCGGCACGGGGGTATGGGCGGTGGCGGGCGGGGGCGGGGCTTGCGCGTACGCCGCGCGCTGCTTGCCCGGCGGTCCGGCGGTACGGCCGTCGGTACGGCGGTCCGGCGGTCCGGCGGCGGACCTCTCAGCCGATCTCCCGTACGAGGACGACGTGCGGGCCGACCCCCTCGATCACGAACTCCGCGCCGCTGACGGCGAATCCGTGCCGCTCGTAGAAGCCGCGGGCGTCCGTACGGCCCGTACACCACAGCAGCCGGGCCCCGCGCGCCACGGCCTCCACGACCCCGGCACGGAGGACGGCGGTGCCGTAACCGCGACCGCGTGCCTGCTCCGCGGTGGCCATGCCGCGGATGCGGTACGCGGCGTCTGCGGCGGTCGCGGTGTCTGCGGCGGTCGCGGCTTCCGCGTCCGGCGCGGGCGCGTGCGCGTCCGGCGGGCGCTGCGCGCCGGGGGCGCCGGTGAAGGGCTCGCGGAAGAAGCTGCCGCAGCCGAGGGGTGCGGTGTCGGGGCCGTATGCGGCGAGGTGGAACGCGTCGGGGTCCTCGTCCTCGGCGAACACCGCGGACTCCCGCGGCAACCCGCCCCGCAACACCCCCCACCGCAACGCGAAGATCTCCCCCACGGGCACCACGGCGGTACGGATGGTCGTAGCCATACCCCGACCCTATGCGCCCGCCCCGCCGCCATTCCGCCGGACCCTCAACGCCGTGGCCGTTCGCCTCTGCGGCGGAAGGGGTTGCGGCTCCCCGCCGCCCAGGGCCCCCGGGGTTGCGGCTTCCCGTCGCCCAGGGCCCGCGGGATCGCGGCCGCACGGCCAGCGGAGGCGCGCGCTGTAGGCACGTGCCCCGGGCCGGGCTCGGGGCCGAATTCCGGCCTGCCCTCGCCGCCCGTGCGGAAGACCGGGCCGGAGGCCCGGCTTCGCAGCGGGCGGGGGCGGCGCAGCCGCCACCCTTTCCGCCGCCGCGGCGCGCAGCCACGACGGCGAGGGTCCGGCGGTGTCAGCAGACACCCGCAGTCGGACGTACGGCTCAGAGATCCCCCAGTGGGATGTCCGGGTTGGCGAGGGACTGGGGGTCCACGGAGTGGTTTGAGCGGATCAGGGACTGGATGGGGGCCGTGACGTCCCAGACGTTGCAGTTCAGCCCCGCCAGCACCCGGCCGTCCCGCAGCCAGAACGCGATGAACTCGCGCTTCCCCACGTCACCGCGGCACACCACCTCGTCGTACGAGCCGGGCGGCGCCCAGCCGCTGTACTCGAGGCCGACGTCGTACTGGTCGGAGAAGAAGTACGGCACCCGGTCGTAGCTGACCTCCTGGCCGAGCATCGCGCGGGCGGCCGCGGGGCCGGAGTTGAGGGCGTTCGCCCAGTGCTCGACGCGCAGCCGCGTGCCGAGCAGCGGGTGCTGTACGGCCGCCGCGTCGCCCGCCGCGAAGATCCGCGGGTCCGTCGTACGGAGCGACGAGTCGACGGCGATGCCGCCGCCCGGCCCCTCCGCGAGCGCGAGTCCCGCCGATTCGGCGAGCCCCGTACGGGGCGCGGCGCCGATCGCGGCGAGTACGTCGTGTGCGAGGTGTTCCTCGCCGTCGTCCGTGTGTACGGACCGGACCATTCCGGCGTGGCCCTCGATCTCCGTCAGCCGGGCCCCGAAGTGGAAGCGCACGCCGTGCTCGCTGTGCAGGTCGGCGAAGAGCGTGCCGAGCTCGGGGCCGAGGACGGTGTGCAGCGGGGTGGGTTCCGGTTCGATGACGGTGACCTCCGCGCCGTACGAGCGCGCCGCCGCCGCGACCTCCAGGCCGATCCAGCCGGCTCCGGCGATGACCAGGTGGCCGTTCTCCCGCCCCCGTGCGGCGAGCACGCCGCGCAGCCGGTCGGCGTGCGCGAGCCGCCGCAGGTGGTGTACTCCGGCGAGGCTGGTGCCGGGGATGTCGAGGCGGCGCGGTTCGGCGCCGGTGGCGAGCAGCAGGGTGTCGTAGTGCACGCGGGTGCCGTCGCCGAGGCGTACGGACTGGCCCTCGCGGTCGATGTGCACGGCGGGCTGCCCGAGGTGGAGTTCGATGTCGGCGCTCGCGTACCACGCGGGCTCGTGGACGAAGACGCTGTCGCGCTCGTCGGTCCCGGCGAGATAACCCTTGGAGAGCGGGGGACGCTCGTAGGGGTGGTCGCGTTCGTCACCGATCAGGATGACGCGGCCGCTGAAACCCTCCGCGCGCAGGGTCTCGGCCGCTTTGGCTCCGGCCAGGCCACCGCCGACGATGACGAACGTTCGATGTGCGTCGACCACTTGATGCCTCCTCGCTCAGACGCTGTCCCCCGGCGTTTACCGTTCACAGGGAGCGTCCCGCATCGACTGTGCTGCGGGAAGAGGCAAAGGAGTGGACTGGCGGGACGGCCGGGACACTACGCCCGTAGACCGCCCCCGTGGCGCGGTCACGGCCGTCGGTGGCGGGGACATGACTCCCCCGAAGCCGGTGCCCCCGCCACCGGTCCGATTCTCGTGCTCGCGCGGACGGTTCGCGCCGGTTTCGTGGAGAACGCAAACGGAGGAGAGAATTCCGGGCCGGTGTTCTTACGGTGGAGGTTCGGACGGTGCCACACCGGCCGGCCGCCGGGCCTTCACCGGCAAGGACGTCGCGACGCACAAGGCGTCCGGCGCCCGTTCGTCCGGGGGGACGCCGGCACGTCGGCGGACGTCGGCAGTCGTCGAGAGCGAAGCGGGTGCGCATGCTGCGAATCGAGTTCAGCGGGGAGGAGCTCAGCCGCCTCCGTACCGCCGACGGGCCCGACCCTCTGTGGGAGACCGCGCTCAGCCTCCACCTTCTGCAGCGCCGCCAGGTGCCGCTCGCGTACGAGGGCTGGAAGCGCGAGGTGACCACGGCGCTGCGGCGCGCCGGGCTGGCCCGCGCCGCCGGGGCGCTGACCCGGCTGTGCCCGCACGCGTCGTACTTCCCCGACTTCCTCACCCCCACCTCCGGCCGGTCCGGCTTCGAGAGCGGCCTCGACCTGGTGCTGTCCACGCCGAGGGCCCGGCTCACCGCCGAGCTGGAACGGCTCCACCAGGGCGCGCACGGGCGGCCGCCGCCCGGCGCGCGGCTGCTCGCCGAGGGCGACACCGAGGCGCTGCAGCGGCTGGGGCACGCGCTGCGGCGGTACTACGCGGTGGCCGTACGCCCGTATCTGCCGGTGATCAGCGCGGCGGCCGCCGCCGACCGCTCGTACCGCGCGGAGGCAGTGCTCAGCGAGGGGCCCGCCGGGATGCTGCGGGGCCGCGACAACGGCAGGGTGCCCGCCTGGCGCACGGAGGGCAGCACGCTGTTCGCCCCGTACCCCTTCGAACGGGAGCTGCGGCT includes:
- a CDS encoding RNA polymerase sigma factor, with product MPESSERGGAGREGPQPPADPHIVHGTGRGLAATVPGVPHAAPEPAAITLEVAPVQTQTLTDAAPAATAVSPPAAHSAPADLPPYPETVPPQAGHPEPDPDAQPAAKPGTGVGSGPSADLFRQYLREIGRIPLLSAADEVELARRVEAGLFAEERLSSAGDLDTQLALDLDKIVVLGRMAKRRLIEANLRLVVSVAKRYVGRGLTMLDLVQEGNLGLIRAVEKFDYARGYKFSTYATWWIRQAMSRALADQARTIRVPVHVVELINRVVRVQRRMLQERGQEPTAEEVAAHLELTEERVTEVLRLAQEPVSLHAPVGEEDDVNLGDLIEDGDAPSPVESAAFLLLREHLEAVLSTLGERERKVVQLRYGLADGRPRTLEEIGRIFGVTRERIRQIESKTLNKLRDHAFADQLRGYLD
- the snpA gene encoding snapalysin, whose amino-acid sequence is MKRSRTALSTALGLGLAVASLAAAPAATTAAPPAAPKASAPHASANSVTAAYTGGGTAAQRAEHSKVFAAIQKIAAKKQAAKPGIQAVTITYNDSAAPRYQGQISQSTQIWNSSVNNVKLQETAGSGDFSYREGNSPRGSYAQTDGRGHGYVFIDYRQSQQYNSLRIVSHETGHILGLPDHYQGPCSELMSGGGPGPSCTNARPNPQESARVDQLWRYGLSSAFKP
- the dnaG gene encoding DNA primase, with product MAGRINDEDVKAVRNAVPIDAVVSEYLQLRNAGGGNLKGLCPFHDEKSPSFTVSPSKGLYHCFGCQEGGDTLDFVMKVDHLSFSESVERLAAQAGITLRYEEGGYGRASQQGERTRLVEAHRIAARFYAEQLDGAEAEVGRRFLAERGFDAEAARHFGVGYAPAGWDHLVRFLRGKGFSDKEMVLSGLAQDSRSGRPIDRFRGRLLWPIRDITGEVVGFGARKLREDDNGPKYLNTPETAIYHKSQVLYGIDLAKREIAKAGRAVVVEGYTDVMACHLAGVTGAIATCGTSFGGDHVKILRRVLMDNSRSEVVFTFDGDAAGQKAALRAFEDDQKFAARTSIAITPGGMDPCELRLAKGDEAVRELVEGRTLLFEFAIRSVVEQHNLDTAEGRSAALEEAAPIVARIKDAAIQHEHAVRLAGLLGIMDTQFVVQRVAQLARWARERGSRPPGGPQRGTGPGGQAAGPYAQSQQRPQQQSQQPQSPQYGPGGGPALNLRSPAHRVERELLKLALQRPELVAPAFDAYGADEFTAPPYAVLRQAIEAAGGVTDADGDFLTRVRDAAPDDTVRSLITELAVEAPRISRQPDETYAGEQLVAVRLAAVNARIAELEGNALRMEARRDYEGSAPVRAQLWELQQYGRGLRERGAAAL
- a CDS encoding GNAT family N-acetyltransferase, whose amino-acid sequence is MATTIRTAVVPVGEIFALRWGVLRGGLPRESAVFAEDEDPDAFHLAAYGPDTAPLGCGSFFREPFTGAPGAQRPPDAHAPAPDAEAATAADTATAADAAYRIRGMATAEQARGRGYGTAVLRAGVVEAVARGARLLWCTGRTDARGFYERHGFAVSGAEFVIEGVGPHVVLVREIG
- a CDS encoding NAD(P)/FAD-dependent oxidoreductase codes for the protein MVDAHRTFVIVGGGLAGAKAAETLRAEGFSGRVILIGDERDHPYERPPLSKGYLAGTDERDSVFVHEPAWYASADIELHLGQPAVHIDREGQSVRLGDGTRVHYDTLLLATGAEPRRLDIPGTSLAGVHHLRRLAHADRLRGVLAARGRENGHLVIAGAGWIGLEVAAAARSYGAEVTVIEPEPTPLHTVLGPELGTLFADLHSEHGVRFHFGARLTEIEGHAGMVRSVHTDDGEEHLAHDVLAAIGAAPRTGLAESAGLALAEGPGGGIAVDSSLRTTDPRIFAAGDAAAVQHPLLGTRLRVEHWANALNSGPAAARAMLGQEVSYDRVPYFFSDQYDVGLEYSGWAPPGSYDEVVCRGDVGKREFIAFWLRDGRVLAGLNCNVWDVTAPIQSLIRSNHSVDPQSLANPDIPLGDL
- a CDS encoding ArsR/SmtB family transcription factor, whose protein sequence is MLRIEFSGEELSRLRTADGPDPLWETALSLHLLQRRQVPLAYEGWKREVTTALRRAGLARAAGALTRLCPHASYFPDFLTPTSGRSGFESGLDLVLSTPRARLTAELERLHQGAHGRPPPGARLLAEGDTEALQRLGHALRRYYAVAVRPYLPVISAAAAADRSYRAEAVLSEGPAGMLRGRDNGRVPAWRTEGSTLFAPYPFERELRLEGRSLTLVPSFFCVQKPVAFADPSLPPVLVYPLTPAPGWLSPSARAEGDPRDGADRTVREKEAGSGGSGGPVAQLIGASRAQLLDTLDRPMTTSELAAALRLALSTASRHTTVLREAGLISSRRRGSAVLHSRTPLGEALLNGSTALNGPTTLSGPTALNGPTTLNGPTAAW